One Methanobrevibacter sp. TMH8 DNA segment encodes these proteins:
- a CDS encoding DUF2120 family protein — protein MVKLHKIAGQVMGFFEAFDGSRAALDTERILIVRGRSSKNIPNDELESQLEELKDILQGNEINVVSDEAGKLINRMDEQIRSTVSVQGETDSNGIMRMTKSLEAMNVFVKFKLMNLAHAAVFVVAWKDKADVGPVFVEVVVSDDEKE, from the coding sequence ATGGTAAAATTACATAAAATTGCAGGACAGGTAATGGGCTTTTTTGAAGCTTTTGATGGTTCTAGAGCGGCTTTAGATACTGAAAGAATTCTCATTGTTAGAGGGAGATCATCAAAAAATATACCTAATGATGAATTAGAAAGTCAATTAGAAGAATTAAAAGATATTCTTCAAGGGAATGAGATTAATGTTGTTTCAGATGAAGCGGGTAAACTCATAAATAGAATGGATGAACAAATAAGGTCTACAGTTTCTGTTCAAGGGGAAACTGATTCTAATGGTATTATGAGGATGACTAAATCATTAGAAGCTATGAATGTTTTTGTAAAGTTTAAACTGATGAATTTAGCGCATGCTGCAGTTTTTGTTGTTGCTTGGAAAGACAAAGCAGATGTAGGTCCTGTATTTGTCGAAGTTGTAGTTTCTGATGATGAAAAAGAATAA
- the cofG gene encoding 7,8-didemethyl-8-hydroxy-5-deazariboflavin synthase subunit CofG: protein MLISDISENRLKKGNLKKEEIISLLNAEKNDINRLMSLANSKRENNFITYSKNIFIPLTEICRNSCGYCTFKKESNDPEAIILKNKKDIIDELKFSEQYDCKEALFTFGEQADEKEIVKSALMEKGFSSMVEYHYDICQTTLDQTDLLPHTNAGVLSYEDMKTLKEVNVSMGMMLENSSPRLRLMEAHKNSPGKDPNLRIKTIADAGKLKIPFTTGILIGIGETKEEIADSLLTIKNLHDKYGHIQEIIIQNFRSKPGIPMENNPEPSILDMIRTVSVAKLLFSDVSIQVPPNLNHETNQIFLLCGADDWGGISPVSKDYVNPEAPWPEIEYMDNLTRDTGLDLKERLAIYDKYINNDFLNEDILNKTIKLKNKLE from the coding sequence ATGTTAATTTCTGATATTTCTGAAAATAGATTAAAAAAAGGAAATCTAAAAAAAGAAGAGATCATATCTCTTTTAAATGCAGAAAAAAATGATATCAATAGATTGATGTCTTTAGCTAATTCTAAAAGAGAAAATAATTTTATTACTTATTCTAAAAATATTTTTATACCTTTAACTGAAATATGTAGGAATTCTTGTGGTTATTGTACTTTTAAAAAAGAATCAAATGACCCTGAAGCTATTATTTTAAAAAATAAAAAAGATATAATTGATGAGCTGAAATTTTCAGAACAATATGATTGTAAAGAAGCACTATTTACTTTCGGTGAACAAGCTGATGAAAAGGAAATTGTAAAATCTGCTTTGATGGAAAAAGGATTCTCATCTATGGTTGAATATCATTATGATATATGCCAAACAACTTTAGATCAAACAGATTTGTTGCCCCATACTAATGCTGGTGTTTTAAGTTATGAGGATATGAAAACTTTAAAAGAAGTTAATGTATCTATGGGAATGATGCTTGAAAATTCATCTCCTCGTCTTAGATTAATGGAGGCTCATAAAAATAGTCCTGGAAAAGATCCCAATCTTAGAATTAAAACTATAGCTGATGCAGGTAAATTAAAGATTCCATTTACTACTGGAATTTTAATAGGGATTGGTGAAACAAAAGAAGAAATAGCTGATTCTTTACTTACTATTAAAAACTTACATGATAAATATGGTCATATTCAAGAGATAATTATTCAAAATTTCAGATCTAAACCAGGTATTCCAATGGAAAATAATCCCGAACCTTCTATTTTAGACATGATTAGGACTGTTTCAGTAGCTAAACTATTATTTTCAGATGTTTCTATTCAAGTTCCTCCAAATCTTAATCATGAAACTAATCAAATTTTTTTATTGTGTGGAGCTGATGATTGGGGTGGAATTTCTCCTGTAAGTAAAGATTATGTGAATCCTGAAGCTCCTTGGCCTGAAATTGAATATATGGATAATTTAACTCGCGATACTGGGCTTGATTTAAAAGAAAGGTTAGCTATTTATGATAAATATATTAACAATGATTTCTTAAATGAAGATATTTTAAATAAAACTATAAAATTAAAAAATAAGCTTGAATAA
- a CDS encoding TIGR00269 family protein, translated as MAVINKEEFNNKIFSRIEKLIADYNLIENGDNVAIALSGGKDSVLTLHALANYQNNGHKTYQNNKDSNDSKNEDFDFNLTAISVDEGIEGYRQHGIEAAVSNAEKLGIKLIQKSFKDELDFTLDNSYHHFKSACIPCGVFRRNILNKSAYKIGANKLATGHNLDDEIQSFLMSFARADTLKFSKFGPMLDTIHPKLIPRIKPLWNTPEKDVGTWAVMNNINIHLDECPYSSLSLRGKTKEFLNKNESKYPGTKENIMESFKKTILEVKSSNTNVNECERCGEPSSRVVCMACEMENIIKNGN; from the coding sequence ATGGCAGTTATAAATAAAGAAGAATTTAATAATAAGATATTTTCAAGAATAGAAAAATTAATAGCTGATTATAATCTTATTGAAAATGGAGATAATGTCGCTATAGCTTTATCTGGAGGTAAAGACAGTGTTCTTACTTTACATGCTTTAGCTAATTATCAAAATAATGGTCATAAAACTTATCAAAACAATAAAGATTCTAATGATTCTAAAAATGAAGATTTTGATTTTAATTTAACAGCTATCTCTGTAGATGAAGGAATTGAAGGATATCGTCAACATGGGATTGAAGCAGCTGTATCTAATGCAGAAAAACTCGGAATAAAACTTATTCAAAAATCTTTTAAAGATGAACTTGATTTTACATTAGATAATAGTTATCATCATTTTAAAAGTGCTTGTATTCCTTGTGGAGTATTTAGGAGAAATATTCTTAATAAATCTGCTTATAAAATTGGTGCAAATAAATTAGCTACTGGTCATAACCTTGATGATGAAATTCAATCTTTTTTAATGAGTTTTGCCCGGGCAGACACATTAAAATTTTCAAAATTTGGTCCAATGTTGGATACAATTCACCCAAAACTTATTCCTAGAATTAAACCTCTTTGGAATACCCCAGAAAAAGATGTTGGAACTTGGGCAGTTATGAACAATATCAATATTCATTTAGATGAATGTCCATATTCAAGTTTGTCACTTAGAGGAAAAACAAAGGAATTTTTAAATAAAAATGAATCAAAATATCCAGGTACAAAAGAAAATATTATGGAATCTTTTAAAAAAACAATTTTAGAAGTTAAATCCTCCAATACTAATGTTAATGAATGTGAAAGATGTGGAGAACCTAGTTCTAGAGTTGTTTGTATGGCTTGTGAAATGGAAAATATTATTAAAAATGGTAATTAG
- a CDS encoding fibrillarin-like rRNA/tRNA 2'-O-methyltransferase — MNIYVKDEEIATKNIVPQKRVYGEQLFEENGEEFRFWNPNRSKLAAAFLNGLEKLEISQDWKVLYLGASTGTTVSHISDIAKDGLIYAVEFSPVSMRKLVRLCEIRPNIAPILADATKPKKYMDLLEKVDFVYCDVAQPNQTNAFIDNINLFLKDVGLAMIMIKSRSIDVNQKPQKIFKQEEKKLKEKGFSIVEKVKLEPYEKDHICFLVKKNF, encoded by the coding sequence ATGAATATTTATGTAAAAGATGAAGAAATAGCTACTAAAAACATTGTTCCTCAAAAAAGAGTATATGGTGAACAGCTATTTGAGGAAAATGGGGAAGAATTTAGATTTTGGAATCCAAATCGTTCAAAATTAGCAGCAGCTTTCTTAAATGGTCTTGAAAAATTGGAAATATCTCAAGATTGGAAAGTTTTATATCTTGGGGCATCAACTGGAACTACTGTTTCTCATATTTCTGATATAGCTAAAGATGGACTTATTTACGCTGTAGAATTCTCACCAGTCAGTATGAGAAAGTTAGTAAGATTATGTGAAATTCGACCAAACATAGCTCCAATATTAGCTGATGCCACTAAACCAAAGAAATATATGGATTTACTTGAAAAAGTGGACTTTGTCTATTGTGATGTGGCTCAACCAAATCAAACTAATGCATTTATAGATAATATCAATCTATTTTTGAAAGATGTTGGTTTAGCTATGATTATGATTAAATCTAGAAGTATTGATGTTAATCAAAAACCCCAAAAGATATTTAAACAAGAAGAAAAGAAACTAAAAGAAAAAGGATTTTCTATTGTTGAAAAAGTTAAACTTGAACCTTATGAAAAGGATCATATTTGTTTTTTAGTTAAAAAGAATTTTTGA
- a CDS encoding class I SAM-dependent methyltransferase family protein, protein MKWKKIGKILLIDENLEHDYSGKFDDLLGEHNVDTIAKIESINGKMRQPSIKVLAGDKSTETIHKENSCLFKLDLAKVMWSKGNTTERMRIANLVQENEIVVDMFAGIGYFSIPIAKKSSLKKIYSIEINPDSYYYLKENIKLNKINEKSNKTKGYDVMETILGDSNEIVRDLSADRIIMGYVKTTHEFLNSAIESLNPEGIIHYHETVPEKLMLTRPINRIEESANNREVEILNNRIIKRYSPGVVHTVVDAKIY, encoded by the coding sequence ATGAAGTGGAAAAAAATAGGTAAGATTCTATTGATTGATGAAAATTTAGAACATGATTATTCTGGAAAGTTTGATGATTTATTAGGGGAACATAATGTAGATACAATAGCTAAAATCGAAAGTATTAATGGAAAAATGAGACAACCATCAATAAAAGTTTTAGCAGGGGACAAATCAACGGAAACCATTCATAAAGAAAATAGTTGCCTTTTTAAACTAGATTTAGCTAAAGTAATGTGGTCAAAAGGTAATACTACTGAGAGAATGAGGATAGCTAACCTTGTTCAAGAAAATGAAATTGTTGTTGATATGTTTGCTGGAATTGGATACTTTTCAATACCCATAGCAAAAAAATCTTCTTTAAAAAAGATTTATTCCATTGAAATCAATCCTGATTCTTATTATTATCTTAAAGAAAATATAAAATTAAATAAAATCAATGAAAAATCAAACAAAACTAAAGGATATGACGTTATGGAAACTATTCTTGGTGATTCTAATGAGATTGTCAGAGATTTGTCTGCAGACAGAATTATAATGGGTTATGTTAAAACAACTCATGAATTTTTGAATTCAGCTATTGAATCTTTAAATCCAGAGGGTATTATACATTATCATGAGACAGTTCCTGAAAAATTAATGTTAACTCGTCCAATAAACAGAATAGAAGAATCAGCTAATAATCGAGAGGTTGAAATATTAAACAATCGAATTATAAAAAGATATTCTCCTGGCGTAGTTCATACAGTTGTTGATGCAAAAATATATTGA
- the mptA gene encoding GTP cyclohydrolase MptA: MAVCFPDTQDNAPKVQVHLTRVGVKGVKKLLKIERGQKRPIVLIPTFDAFVDLPSDQRGIHMSRSPEAISEVVEEAVNKTSIEIESLCAEIVKTMMEKHKYAKMAEVRMISDFMFLKKSPVTKNSTQEMTKLVAKAIGYRDEGEIKIRKSIGAEVIGMTVCPCAQESVMEADRVKLLEFLDEETTQKVIDTVTFASHNQRGIGTVIIEVPEDHTVRAEDIIQIIEDSMSSPVCELLKRPDENAIVMQAHKKPGFVEDCVRNMVEKIIQNYSHLPDDTLVTVRQVNEESIHRHNAFAEKIATMSELKGEIQDT; this comes from the coding sequence TTGGCAGTTTGTTTCCCAGATACTCAAGATAACGCACCTAAAGTCCAAGTACATTTAACTAGAGTTGGAGTTAAAGGCGTTAAAAAATTATTGAAAATTGAAAGAGGTCAAAAAAGACCTATAGTTCTTATTCCTACATTTGACGCATTTGTTGATCTTCCTAGTGATCAAAGAGGCATTCACATGTCTAGAAGTCCTGAAGCTATTAGTGAGGTCGTAGAAGAGGCTGTAAATAAAACTTCTATTGAAATTGAATCATTGTGTGCAGAAATTGTCAAAACAATGATGGAAAAACATAAATATGCTAAAATGGCTGAAGTAAGAATGATTAGTGACTTCATGTTTTTGAAAAAGTCCCCTGTTACTAAAAATAGTACTCAAGAAATGACTAAACTTGTAGCTAAAGCTATAGGTTATAGGGATGAGGGTGAAATCAAAATCCGTAAAAGTATTGGTGCTGAGGTCATTGGTATGACTGTCTGTCCTTGTGCACAAGAATCTGTAATGGAAGCGGATAGAGTCAAATTATTAGAGTTTTTAGATGAAGAAACAACTCAAAAAGTGATTGACACGGTTACTTTTGCCTCTCATAATCAGAGAGGTATTGGAACTGTAATAATTGAAGTTCCTGAGGATCATACTGTTCGAGCAGAGGATATAATTCAAATTATTGAAGATTCTATGAGTTCTCCTGTTTGTGAACTTCTTAAAAGACCTGATGAGAACGCAATAGTAATGCAGGCACATAAAAAGCCTGGTTTTGTAGAAGACTGTGTTAGGAACATGGTTGAAAAAATTATTCAAAACTATTCACATCTCCCAGACGACACATTAGTCACTGTTCGTCAAGTAAATGAGGAAAGTATTCATAGGCATAATGCATTTGCTGAGAAGATAGCTACTATGAGCGAACTAAAAGGCGAAATTCAAGATACTTAG